A region of Arabidopsis thaliana chromosome 5, partial sequence DNA encodes the following proteins:
- the ABCA12 gene encoding ABC2 homolog 16 produces MVNPSPASFWTQANALLRKNLTYQRKHIWTNVRLILVPLFLCLILLAIQQVLDALMKGVSDMSNCGGNVTLPGGICPIPNPPSLPPMLQIPQHELRSVKTDFFSYKDLPDKLCRETGSCPVTILFTGDKLPLGKALSANIFSTSFVVNSSDLLPTLANNVLGSTEAAGEDNYEDPGIASDLPIYSIQPSCSANSTWPLSLGQIQTAVKCVQGLCLWRNNSVEVNDELFKGSWRGNPAGMPNEIVAAYDLMSTDRKNFNVTIWYNSTYNDEFATGQALKLVRVPRSINLISNAYLKFLKGPGTRILFEFLKEVPKEETKMNQDIASLLGPLFFTWVVLLLFPVILTSLVYEKQERLRIIMKMHGLGDGPYWMISYAYFLTISMLYVISLVGFGSAIGLKYFRRNDYSIQFVFYFIYSNLQISLAFLVSSIFSKVKTVTVIAYILVYGTGLLGSFLFQKMIETQSFPEEWILAMELYPGFSLYRGLYEFSQYASRGNGMKWQDLSDSGMGEVFCIMSVEWFLALIVAYYIDQVFTSGKHPFFFLVNLFKSPSSLPRRPTVQRLDSKRVFIDMDKHDVTQERESVQKLRNEGSTGHAILCDNLKKVYPGRDGNPPKMAVRGLYLSVSSGECFGMLGPNGAGKTSFISMMTGLLKPSSGTALVQGLDICKDMNKVYTSMGVCPQHDLLWETLTGREHLLFYGRLKNIKGSDLTQAVEESLKSVSLYDGGVGDKPAGNYSGGMKRRLSVAISLIGNPKVVYLDEPSTGLDPASRKNLWNVIKRAKQNTAIILTSIHILVSPLTECD; encoded by the exons atgGTGAATCCTAGCCCAGCAAGTTTTTGGACGCAAGCCAATGCGTTACTTAGGAAGAACTTAACCTACCAG AGGAAACACATATGGACGAATGTTCGACTCATCCTGGTTCCACTCTTCCTCTGTTTAATTCTGCTGGCGATTCAACAAGTGCTTGATGCCTTGATGAAGGGTGTCTCTGATATGTCTAATTGTGGAGGCAACGTTACTTTGCCTGGTGGTATCTGTCCCATCCCAAACCCTCCATCGTTGCCTCCGATGTTGCAGATTCCACAACATGAACTCCGTTCCGTTAAGACCGATTTCTTTTCCTACAAAGATCTCCCTGACAAGTTATGCAGAGAAACAGGTTCTTGTCCCGTAACGATACTTTTCACTGGTGATAAACTGCCCCTTGGAAAAGCTTTATCCGCAAATATCTTCAGCACTTCTTTTGTGGTTAATTCCTCCGACCTCTTGCCTACTTTAGCCAATAACGTTTTG GGTTCAACAGAAGCAGCGGGGGAAGACAATTATGAAGATCCGGGGATTGCCTCAGATCTTCCTATTTACAGTATCCAACCTTCGTGCAGTGCAAACTCTACATGGCCACTCTCGCTCGGACAAATTCAGACag CCGTGAAGTGTGTTCAAGGGTTGTGTCTCTGGAGAAATAACTCTGTAGAGGTCAATGATGAGCTTTTCAAGGGTAGTTGGAGGGGAAATCCTGCGGGGATGCCAAATGAGATCGTTGCAG CATATGATCTCATGAGCACGGATAGGAAAAATTTCAATGTGACCATATGGTATAACTCAACCTACAATGATGAGTTTGCAACTGGTCAGGCTTTAAAGCTGGTCCGAGTTCCCCGCTCTATTAATCtg ATATCAAATGCTTATCTTAAGTTTCTAAAAGGCCCTGGGACAAGGATATTATTTGAGTTTCTCAAAGAAGTTCctaaagaagaaactaaaatgaaTCAAGACATTGCGTCCTTGCTTGGGCCACTTTTCTTCACTTGGgttgttcttcttttgttccCC GTAATCTTGACATCATTGGTGTATGAGAAACAAGAACGTCTAAGAATTATAATGAAAATGCACGGGCTAGGCGATGGTCCATATTGGATGATTTCCTATGCCTATTTTCTCACCATATCTATGTTGTATGTTATTTCTTTGGTGGGCTTCGGGTCTGCTATAGGACTCAAGTATTTCCGGCGCAATGACTACAGCATCcagtttgttttctatttcatCTACTCAAATCTACAAATCTCCCTCGCTTTTCTAGTCTCTTCGATATTCTCAAAGGTTAAGACTGTAACAG TCATTGCTTACATACTGGTGTACGGAACCGGGCTCTTGGGTAGctttcttttccaaaaaatgattgaaactCAGTCATTCCCCG AAGAATGGATTCTTGCCATGGAGTTGTATCCCGGCTTTTCTCTATACCGCGGGTTGTATGAGTTCTCGCAATATGCATCCCGAGGAAACGGGATGAAGTGGCAAGATCTCAGTGATAGCGGAATGGGTGAAGTTTTCTGTATCATGTCAGTAGAGTGGTTTCTTGCTCTCATAGTAGCCTACTATATCGATCAGGTTTTCACATCCGGAAAGcatcctttctttttcttggtgAACCTTTTCAAAAGTCCTTCTTCCCTACCAAGGAGGCCTACTGTGCAAAGGTTGGATTCTAAAAGAGTATTCATAGATATGGACAAACATGATGTCACTCAAGAG aGGGAATCAGTTCAAAAATTGAGGAATGAAGGTAGCACAGGGCATGCCATCTTGTGTGACAACTTGAAAAAGGTTTATCCAGGTAGAGATGGTAACCCGCCAAAAATGGCCGTAAGAGGGTTGTATCTCAGTGTGTCTTCAGGAGAATGCTTCGGCATGCTTGGACCTAATGGTGCCGGCAAAACTTCCTTCATCAGTATG ATGACAGGACTCCTCAAACCGTCATCTGGAACAGCTTTGGTTCAGGGTTTGGACATATGCAAGGATATGAACAAAGTATACACGAGCATGGGCGTATGCCCGCAGCACGA CTTGCTTTGGGAGACGCTAACAGGAAGGGAACATCTTCTCTTTTACGGTCGACTTAAAAATATCAAGGGCTCTGATCTTACAcaa GCTGTTGAAGAATCTCTCAAAAGTGTCAGCCTTTACGATGGAGGAGTTGGCGACAAACCTGCTGGTAATTATAGTGGAGGTATGAAAAGGAGGCTTAGCGTGGCCATATCGCTTATCGGGAACCCCAAG GTGGTTTATTTAGATGAGCCAAGCACAGGACTTGATCCAGCCTCGAGAAAGAATTTATGGAATGTGATCAAGcgtgcaaaacaaaacacagcAATAATTCTCACAAGTATACATATATTAGTTTCTCCACTTACGGAATGTGATTGA
- the ABCA12 gene encoding ABC2 homolog 16, which yields MVNPSPASFWTQANALLRKNLTYQRKHIWTNVRLILVPLFLCLILLAIQQVLDALMKGVSDMSNCGGNVTLPGGICPIPNPPSLPPMLQIPQHELRSVKTDFFSYKDLPDKLCRETGSCPVTILFTGDKLPLGKALSANIFSTSFVVNSSDLLPTLANNVLGSTEAAGEDNYEDPGIASDLPIYSIQPSCSANSTWPLSLGQIQTAVKCVQGLCLWRNNSVEVNDELFKGSWRGNPAGMPNEIVAAYDLMSTDRKNFNVTIWYNSTYNDEFATGQALKLVRVPRSINLISNAYLKFLKGPGTRILFEFLKEVPKEETKMNQDIASLLGPLFFTWVVLLLFPVILTSLVYEKQERLRIIMKMHGLGDGPYWMISYAYFLTISMLYVISLVGFGSAIGLKYFRRNDYSIQFVFYFIYSNLQISLAFLVSSIFSKVKTVTVIAYILVYGTGLLGSFLFQKMIETQSFPEEWILAMELYPGFSLYRGLYEFSQYASRGNGMKWQDLSDSGMGEVFCIMSVEWFLALIVAYYIDQVFTSGKHPFFFLVNLFKSPSSLPRRPTVQRLDSKRVFIDMDKHDVTQERESVQKLRNEGSTGHAILCDNLKKVYPGRDGNPPKMAVRGLYLSVSSGECFGMLGPNGAGKTSFISMMTGLLKPSSGTALVQGLDICKDMNKVYTSMGVCPQHDLLWETLTGREHLLFYGRLKNIKGSDLTQVYMFTTWLIFILFYMCCYS from the exons atgGTGAATCCTAGCCCAGCAAGTTTTTGGACGCAAGCCAATGCGTTACTTAGGAAGAACTTAACCTACCAG AGGAAACACATATGGACGAATGTTCGACTCATCCTGGTTCCACTCTTCCTCTGTTTAATTCTGCTGGCGATTCAACAAGTGCTTGATGCCTTGATGAAGGGTGTCTCTGATATGTCTAATTGTGGAGGCAACGTTACTTTGCCTGGTGGTATCTGTCCCATCCCAAACCCTCCATCGTTGCCTCCGATGTTGCAGATTCCACAACATGAACTCCGTTCCGTTAAGACCGATTTCTTTTCCTACAAAGATCTCCCTGACAAGTTATGCAGAGAAACAGGTTCTTGTCCCGTAACGATACTTTTCACTGGTGATAAACTGCCCCTTGGAAAAGCTTTATCCGCAAATATCTTCAGCACTTCTTTTGTGGTTAATTCCTCCGACCTCTTGCCTACTTTAGCCAATAACGTTTTG GGTTCAACAGAAGCAGCGGGGGAAGACAATTATGAAGATCCGGGGATTGCCTCAGATCTTCCTATTTACAGTATCCAACCTTCGTGCAGTGCAAACTCTACATGGCCACTCTCGCTCGGACAAATTCAGACag CCGTGAAGTGTGTTCAAGGGTTGTGTCTCTGGAGAAATAACTCTGTAGAGGTCAATGATGAGCTTTTCAAGGGTAGTTGGAGGGGAAATCCTGCGGGGATGCCAAATGAGATCGTTGCAG CATATGATCTCATGAGCACGGATAGGAAAAATTTCAATGTGACCATATGGTATAACTCAACCTACAATGATGAGTTTGCAACTGGTCAGGCTTTAAAGCTGGTCCGAGTTCCCCGCTCTATTAATCtg ATATCAAATGCTTATCTTAAGTTTCTAAAAGGCCCTGGGACAAGGATATTATTTGAGTTTCTCAAAGAAGTTCctaaagaagaaactaaaatgaaTCAAGACATTGCGTCCTTGCTTGGGCCACTTTTCTTCACTTGGgttgttcttcttttgttccCC GTAATCTTGACATCATTGGTGTATGAGAAACAAGAACGTCTAAGAATTATAATGAAAATGCACGGGCTAGGCGATGGTCCATATTGGATGATTTCCTATGCCTATTTTCTCACCATATCTATGTTGTATGTTATTTCTTTGGTGGGCTTCGGGTCTGCTATAGGACTCAAGTATTTCCGGCGCAATGACTACAGCATCcagtttgttttctatttcatCTACTCAAATCTACAAATCTCCCTCGCTTTTCTAGTCTCTTCGATATTCTCAAAGGTTAAGACTGTAACAG TCATTGCTTACATACTGGTGTACGGAACCGGGCTCTTGGGTAGctttcttttccaaaaaatgattgaaactCAGTCATTCCCCG AAGAATGGATTCTTGCCATGGAGTTGTATCCCGGCTTTTCTCTATACCGCGGGTTGTATGAGTTCTCGCAATATGCATCCCGAGGAAACGGGATGAAGTGGCAAGATCTCAGTGATAGCGGAATGGGTGAAGTTTTCTGTATCATGTCAGTAGAGTGGTTTCTTGCTCTCATAGTAGCCTACTATATCGATCAGGTTTTCACATCCGGAAAGcatcctttctttttcttggtgAACCTTTTCAAAAGTCCTTCTTCCCTACCAAGGAGGCCTACTGTGCAAAGGTTGGATTCTAAAAGAGTATTCATAGATATGGACAAACATGATGTCACTCAAGAG aGGGAATCAGTTCAAAAATTGAGGAATGAAGGTAGCACAGGGCATGCCATCTTGTGTGACAACTTGAAAAAGGTTTATCCAGGTAGAGATGGTAACCCGCCAAAAATGGCCGTAAGAGGGTTGTATCTCAGTGTGTCTTCAGGAGAATGCTTCGGCATGCTTGGACCTAATGGTGCCGGCAAAACTTCCTTCATCAGTATG ATGACAGGACTCCTCAAACCGTCATCTGGAACAGCTTTGGTTCAGGGTTTGGACATATGCAAGGATATGAACAAAGTATACACGAGCATGGGCGTATGCCCGCAGCACGA CTTGCTTTGGGAGACGCTAACAGGAAGGGAACATCTTCTCTTTTACGGTCGACTTAAAAATATCAAGGGCTCTGATCTTACAcaagtatatatgtttaccACCTggctaatttttattttattttatatgtgtTGTTATTCTTGA
- the ABCA12 gene encoding ABC2 homolog 16 (ABC2 homolog 16 (ATH16); CONTAINS InterPro DOMAIN/s: ATPase, AAA+ type, core (InterPro:IPR003593), ABC transporter-like (InterPro:IPR003439), ABC transporter, conserved site (InterPro:IPR017871); BEST Arabidopsis thaliana protein match is: ABC2 homolog 14 (TAIR:AT5G61740.1); Has 1807 Blast hits to 1807 proteins in 277 species: Archae - 0; Bacteria - 0; Metazoa - 736; Fungi - 347; Plants - 385; Viruses - 0; Other Eukaryotes - 339 (source: NCBI BLink).) encodes MVNPSPASFWTQANALLRKNLTYQRKHIWTNVRLILVPLFLCLILLAIQQVLDALMKGVSDMSNCGGNVTLPGGICPIPNPPSLPPMLQIPQHELRSVKTDFFSYKDLPDKLCRETGSCPVTILFTGDKLPLGKALSANIFSTSFVVNSSDLLPTLANNVLGSTEAAGEDNYEDPGIASDLPIYSIQPSCSANSTWPLSLGQIQTAVKCVQGLCLWRNNSVEVNDELFKGSWRGNPAGMPNEIVAAYDLMSTDRKNFNVTIWYNSTYNDEFATGQALKLVRVPRSINLISNAYLKFLKGPGTRILFEFLKEVPKEETKMNQDIASLLGPLFFTWVVLLLFPVILTSLVYEKQERLRIIMKMHGLGDGPYWMISYAYFLTISMLYVISLVGFGSAIGLKYFRRNDYSIQFVFYFIYSNLQISLAFLVSSIFSKVKTVTVIAYILVYGTGLLGSFLFQKMIETQSFPEEWILAMELYPGFSLYRGLYEFSQYASRGNGMKWQDLSDSGMGEVFCIMSVEWFLALIVAYYIDQVFTSGKHPFFFLVNLFKSPSSLPRRPTVQRLDSKRVFIDMDKHDVTQERESVQKLRNEGSTGHAILCDNLKKVYPGRDGNPPKMAVRGLYLSVSSGECFGMLGPNGAGKTSFISMMTGLLKPSSGTALVQGLDICKDMNKVYTSMGVCPQHDLLWETLTGREHLLFYGRLKNIKGSDLTQAVEESLKSVSLYDGGVGDKPAGNYSGGMKRRLSVAISLIGNPKVVYLDEPSTGLDPASRKNLWNVIKRAKQNTAIILTTHSMEEAEFLCDRLGIFVDGGLQCIGNSKELKSRYGGSYVFTMTTSSKHEEEVERLVESVSPNAKKIYHLAGTQKFELPKQEVRIAEVFRAVEKAKANFTVFAWGLADTTLEDVFIKVARTAQAFISLS; translated from the exons atgGTGAATCCTAGCCCAGCAAGTTTTTGGACGCAAGCCAATGCGTTACTTAGGAAGAACTTAACCTACCAG AGGAAACACATATGGACGAATGTTCGACTCATCCTGGTTCCACTCTTCCTCTGTTTAATTCTGCTGGCGATTCAACAAGTGCTTGATGCCTTGATGAAGGGTGTCTCTGATATGTCTAATTGTGGAGGCAACGTTACTTTGCCTGGTGGTATCTGTCCCATCCCAAACCCTCCATCGTTGCCTCCGATGTTGCAGATTCCACAACATGAACTCCGTTCCGTTAAGACCGATTTCTTTTCCTACAAAGATCTCCCTGACAAGTTATGCAGAGAAACAGGTTCTTGTCCCGTAACGATACTTTTCACTGGTGATAAACTGCCCCTTGGAAAAGCTTTATCCGCAAATATCTTCAGCACTTCTTTTGTGGTTAATTCCTCCGACCTCTTGCCTACTTTAGCCAATAACGTTTTG GGTTCAACAGAAGCAGCGGGGGAAGACAATTATGAAGATCCGGGGATTGCCTCAGATCTTCCTATTTACAGTATCCAACCTTCGTGCAGTGCAAACTCTACATGGCCACTCTCGCTCGGACAAATTCAGACag CCGTGAAGTGTGTTCAAGGGTTGTGTCTCTGGAGAAATAACTCTGTAGAGGTCAATGATGAGCTTTTCAAGGGTAGTTGGAGGGGAAATCCTGCGGGGATGCCAAATGAGATCGTTGCAG CATATGATCTCATGAGCACGGATAGGAAAAATTTCAATGTGACCATATGGTATAACTCAACCTACAATGATGAGTTTGCAACTGGTCAGGCTTTAAAGCTGGTCCGAGTTCCCCGCTCTATTAATCtg ATATCAAATGCTTATCTTAAGTTTCTAAAAGGCCCTGGGACAAGGATATTATTTGAGTTTCTCAAAGAAGTTCctaaagaagaaactaaaatgaaTCAAGACATTGCGTCCTTGCTTGGGCCACTTTTCTTCACTTGGgttgttcttcttttgttccCC GTAATCTTGACATCATTGGTGTATGAGAAACAAGAACGTCTAAGAATTATAATGAAAATGCACGGGCTAGGCGATGGTCCATATTGGATGATTTCCTATGCCTATTTTCTCACCATATCTATGTTGTATGTTATTTCTTTGGTGGGCTTCGGGTCTGCTATAGGACTCAAGTATTTCCGGCGCAATGACTACAGCATCcagtttgttttctatttcatCTACTCAAATCTACAAATCTCCCTCGCTTTTCTAGTCTCTTCGATATTCTCAAAGGTTAAGACTGTAACAG TCATTGCTTACATACTGGTGTACGGAACCGGGCTCTTGGGTAGctttcttttccaaaaaatgattgaaactCAGTCATTCCCCG AAGAATGGATTCTTGCCATGGAGTTGTATCCCGGCTTTTCTCTATACCGCGGGTTGTATGAGTTCTCGCAATATGCATCCCGAGGAAACGGGATGAAGTGGCAAGATCTCAGTGATAGCGGAATGGGTGAAGTTTTCTGTATCATGTCAGTAGAGTGGTTTCTTGCTCTCATAGTAGCCTACTATATCGATCAGGTTTTCACATCCGGAAAGcatcctttctttttcttggtgAACCTTTTCAAAAGTCCTTCTTCCCTACCAAGGAGGCCTACTGTGCAAAGGTTGGATTCTAAAAGAGTATTCATAGATATGGACAAACATGATGTCACTCAAGAG aGGGAATCAGTTCAAAAATTGAGGAATGAAGGTAGCACAGGGCATGCCATCTTGTGTGACAACTTGAAAAAGGTTTATCCAGGTAGAGATGGTAACCCGCCAAAAATGGCCGTAAGAGGGTTGTATCTCAGTGTGTCTTCAGGAGAATGCTTCGGCATGCTTGGACCTAATGGTGCCGGCAAAACTTCCTTCATCAGTATG ATGACAGGACTCCTCAAACCGTCATCTGGAACAGCTTTGGTTCAGGGTTTGGACATATGCAAGGATATGAACAAAGTATACACGAGCATGGGCGTATGCCCGCAGCACGA CTTGCTTTGGGAGACGCTAACAGGAAGGGAACATCTTCTCTTTTACGGTCGACTTAAAAATATCAAGGGCTCTGATCTTACAcaa GCTGTTGAAGAATCTCTCAAAAGTGTCAGCCTTTACGATGGAGGAGTTGGCGACAAACCTGCTGGTAATTATAGTGGAGGTATGAAAAGGAGGCTTAGCGTGGCCATATCGCTTATCGGGAACCCCAAG GTGGTTTATTTAGATGAGCCAAGCACAGGACTTGATCCAGCCTCGAGAAAGAATTTATGGAATGTGATCAAGcgtgcaaaacaaaacacagcAATAATTCTCACAA CTCATTCCATGGAAGAAGCCGAATTTCTATGCGACAGATTAGGAATTTTTGTCGACGGAGGCTTGCAATGCATAGGAAACTCCAAGGAACTGAAGAGCAGGTACGGTGGATCATATGTCTTCACAATGACAACATCTTCAAAACATGAGGAAGAGGTAGAGAGATTGGTTGAATCTGTCTCTCCCAACGCCAAGAAGATATATCACCTTGCTGGTACTCAGAAATTTGAGCTCCCAAAGCAAGAGGTTCGAATTGCTGAGGTGTTTCGCGCTGTTGAAAAGGCCAAAGCCAACTTCACAGTCTTTGCATGGGGGCTCGCCGACACAACGCTCGAAGATGTCTTTATCAAAGTCGCTAGAACTGCTCAAGCCTTCATTTCTTTGTCTTAA
- a CDS encoding cotton fiber protein (unknown protein; BEST Arabidopsis thaliana protein match is: unknown protein (TAIR:AT4G02160.1); Has 1807 Blast hits to 1807 proteins in 277 species: Archae - 0; Bacteria - 0; Metazoa - 736; Fungi - 347; Plants - 385; Viruses - 0; Other Eukaryotes - 339 (source: NCBI BLink).) encodes MMKKKKKSSRGMHMFSVVMFMLRRRRTSNTRFWRRVVESVRKVRSEITIMPVTEMGGDDGDNEVDDRLSETMEVFTAPSSSSSSGISGYGSAMSLRDLDYPYDDDIDECYSDVQGGDDMIDEKAEEFIVRFYAQMKMQNQVYTDRCKAKGILMNF; translated from the coding sequence atgatgaagaagaagaaaaagtcatCACGTGGGATGCACATGTTCTCCGTCGTCATGTTCATGCTCCGTCGTCGCCGGACCTCCAACACCAGGTTCTGGCGGCGTGTTGTTGAGTCCGTACGTAAAGTCCGTTCCGAAATTACGATAATGCCAGTGACGGAGATGGGAGGAGACGATGGTGATAATGAAGTTGATGATCGTTTATCGGAGACTATGGAGGTTTTCACGGCGccttcctcttcatcatcatcaggaATCTCGGGATATGGATCAGCCATGTCCTTACGTGATTTGGACTATccttatgatgatgatattgatgaaTGTTATAGTGATGTCCAAGGAGGAGATGATATGATTGATGAGAAAGCTGAGGAATTCATCGTCAGATTCTATGCGCAAATGAAGATGCAAAATCAGGTTTACACTGATCGTTGCAAAGCCAAAGGGATACTGATGAATTTTTAA
- a CDS encoding hypothetical protein (DUF1216) (Protein of unknown function (DUF1216); FUNCTIONS IN: molecular_function unknown; INVOLVED IN: biological_process unknown; LOCATED IN: endomembrane system; EXPRESSED IN: 9 plant structures; EXPRESSED DURING: L mature pollen stage, M germinated pollen stage, 4 anthesis, C globular stage, petal differentiation and expansion stage; CONTAINS InterPro DOMAIN/s: Protein of unknown function DUF1216 (InterPro:IPR009605); BEST Arabidopsis thaliana protein match is: Protein of unknown function (DUF1216) (TAIR:AT3G28830.1); Has 1807 Blast hits to 1807 proteins in 277 species: Archae - 0; Bacteria - 0; Metazoa - 736; Fungi - 347; Plants - 385; Viruses - 0; Other Eukaryotes - 339 (source: NCBI BLink).) has protein sequence MGKISLAICLTLLVTLSTVYETQGTFSLPLYLKNFPKLGKDYEAFANKGISDFLGDLEGMCPKTAEFKDFFENLKDYMAFFNSAAPGSKDNQFEMFVKSEKLFKALSAFNSSKGGTSEDSWKLVDGLLSMGKGLVEMKKSGSKEITFEERRDLISSMVKWARAIGLFVKAASEDKGQSIDLASFGIDYDNNVESPFSKRAMYETQGTFSLPHYVKNTPKMGKAIEPFAYKGMSDFLGSLESKCPATPEFKDFFVKLEDYMACFKLVSPESKFEMAVKSDKLFTAMISLDGTKGGSVDSWRMLDGMLSMGKVLVDIKKSGSKEITFEQRRDLISSMVKWARAIGLFVKAASERKGKSIDLAPFGIDYENNVGNGKGNFRTGPVLIDDGSEL, from the exons atgggaAAAATTTCATTAGCGATATGTCTAACGTTGCTTGTCACATTAAGCACTGTTTATGAAACACAAGGGACGTTCTCATTACCCCTTTACTTGAAAAATTTCCCCAAACTGGGCAAAGACTATGAGGCTTTCGCAAACAAAGGTATATCGGACTTTTTGGGTGACCTAGAGGGTATGTGTCCTAAAACCGCAGAGTTCAAGGATTTCTTTGAAAACTTGAAGGATTACATGGCCTTCTTCAATTCAGCAGCACCCGGGTCAAAAGACAACCAGTTCGAGATGTTCGTAAAATCTGAAAAGCTGTTCAAGGCTTTGTCTGCTTTCAACAGTAGTAAAGGCGGAACATCA GAGGATTCGTGGAAGCTGGTGGATGGATTGTTGTCAATGGGTAAAGGTTTGgttgagatgaagaagagcgGTTCGAAGGAGATAACttttgaagagagaagagatctGATCAGTTCTATGGTGAAATGGGCTAGAGCCATCGGTCTATTCGTGAAGGCGGCCTCTGAAGATAAAGGACAGTCTATTGATCTGGCATCTTTTGGGATTGACTATGACAACAATGTAGAATCCCCTTTTTCAAAAAGAGCTATGTATGAAACACAAGGAACGTTCTCATTACCTCATTACGTGAAGAATACCCCCAAAATGGGCAAAGCCATTGAGCCTTTCGCTTACAAAGGTATGTCGGACTTCTTGGGTAGCCTAGAGAGCAAGTGTCCTGCGACACCAGAGTTCAAAGATTTCTTTGTAAAGTTGGAGGACTATATGGCCTGCTTCAAGTTGGTATCACCCGAATCAAAATTCGAGATGGCAGTGAAATCGGATAAGCTCTTCACGGCTATGATTTCATTGGATGGTACTAAAGGCGGATCA GTGGATTCGTGGAGGATGCTTGATGGTATGTTGTCAATGGGAAAAGTTTTGGTTGATATCAAGAAGAGCGGTTCCAAGGAGATAACTTTTGAACAGAGAAGAGATCTGATCAGCTCTATGGTGAAATGGGCTAGAGCTATCGGCCTATTCGTGAAGGCGGCCTCTGAGCGTAAAGGAAAATCTATTGATCTAGCACCTTTTGGAATTGATTATGAAAACAATGTCGGAAATGGAAAAGGTAACTTTAGAACCGGCCCTGTTCTCATAGACGACGGCAGCGAGCTCTAA